The Fischerella sp. PCC 9605 genome contains a region encoding:
- a CDS encoding fasciclin domain-containing protein, whose translation MFRFLRWSSGSAALLSVTMTVSAIAPVVISAPAVAQTTSPSPSPGAEVNFSDVADDFWARPFIQALAQRNIITGFPNGTFRPQQPVERAEFAAMIAKAFEQEQVRQLAEPGFRDVPDDYWAASEIEEAFQTGFMVGYGGTLFLPEQPIPRAQAITALANGLRLSADGTPAEILRGYYQDAGWIPAYAINPIAAATQANIVVNYPNIRTLNPLQNLTRAEAAALLYQALVRQGKLEPLANNVAATNYIVGRNNAVSQTTSTTTSTSDNRGSTSTTTSTTTATSDTRDSTNTTTSTTSTTEPGDIYALSTLNFTTLSSALKTAGLADTLKGKGPYTVFAPTDEAFAALPKETLNQLLQPENRETLARILRYHVVSGELTSNELKRGELKTLAERPVNIQINPGTNQQIAVNDASVTQPNIQASNGVIHAINEVLIPPDINLSQLEK comes from the coding sequence ATGTTTAGGTTCTTACGTTGGTCATCAGGTAGCGCTGCTTTACTCTCTGTTACTATGACAGTCAGTGCGATCGCTCCTGTAGTGATTTCTGCTCCCGCCGTTGCTCAAACGACTTCTCCATCTCCAAGTCCTGGTGCAGAGGTCAACTTTTCTGATGTTGCAGATGATTTTTGGGCACGACCATTTATTCAAGCTCTAGCTCAGAGAAACATCATTACAGGCTTTCCCAATGGGACTTTTAGACCACAGCAGCCTGTAGAACGTGCAGAATTTGCTGCAATGATTGCCAAAGCTTTTGAGCAGGAGCAAGTTCGACAGTTAGCTGAACCTGGATTTAGAGATGTTCCTGATGATTACTGGGCGGCTTCTGAAATAGAAGAAGCCTTTCAAACAGGATTTATGGTAGGCTACGGCGGCACATTGTTTCTCCCAGAGCAACCCATTCCCAGAGCGCAAGCGATAACTGCTTTAGCAAATGGTTTGCGTTTATCTGCTGATGGTACGCCGGCAGAGATTCTTAGAGGTTACTACCAAGATGCTGGATGGATACCTGCCTATGCCATCAATCCTATAGCGGCTGCCACACAAGCAAATATTGTGGTCAACTACCCAAATATACGAACTCTCAATCCGCTCCAAAATCTCACCCGTGCGGAAGCAGCAGCACTTTTGTATCAAGCCTTGGTACGGCAAGGAAAACTAGAACCACTTGCTAACAATGTTGCGGCTACTAATTATATTGTGGGTCGCAATAATGCGGTCAGCCAAACCACTTCCACGACTACATCTACCTCAGATAATCGTGGTTCCACTAGCACAACCACTTCAACAACTACAGCTACCTCAGATACTCGTGATTCAACTAACACAACCACTTCAACGACTTCCACAACAGAGCCTGGTGACATTTATGCTCTGTCTACATTGAACTTTACAACATTGAGTTCTGCATTGAAAACAGCAGGTTTAGCAGACACTCTCAAAGGCAAAGGCCCTTATACAGTTTTCGCTCCAACCGATGAAGCGTTTGCTGCTTTACCTAAAGAGACTCTGAATCAATTGTTACAACCTGAGAATCGAGAAACGCTGGCTAGGATATTGAGATACCATGTGGTGTCTGGTGAACTCACTAGCAATGAACTCAAGCGTGGAGAATTGAAAACGCTCGCCGAAAGACCTGTCAATATTCAAATTAATCCTGGTACTAATCAACAAATCGCGGTGAACGATGCCAGTGTGACTCAGCCGAATATCCAAGCAAGTAACGGCGTTATCCATGCGATTAATGAAGTTTTAATACCACCTGACATCAACCTGAGTCAGTTAGAGAAGTAA
- a CDS encoding DUF1772 domain-containing protein translates to MSYNGALWTTVNQSLYRQFGSFPGIFSEVGAIVAAIFLTFLVRKRRPAFYWTLTGAIFLALALVVWFMFVAPMNAEFAQWTVDSIPADWTRVRNQWEYSHASRFVLQLIGMSTLLLSVLVETPTNRFRDRVTPEITQLTKG, encoded by the coding sequence CTTTATAGGCAGTTCGGCTCATTCCCTGGCATATTCAGCGAAGTTGGCGCAATCGTCGCTGCGATTTTTCTGACGTTCCTTGTCCGCAAACGCCGACCCGCTTTCTACTGGACGTTGACCGGAGCAATATTTCTAGCGTTAGCCCTCGTGGTCTGGTTTATGTTTGTTGCACCTATGAATGCAGAGTTTGCTCAATGGACTGTTGATTCCATTCCAGCAGACTGGACACGGGTGCGTAACCAGTGGGAATATTCGCACGCATCTCGATTTGTTCTTCAGTTGATTGGAATGAGTACACTGTTGCTCTCTGTACTCGTTGAAACTCCGACAAATCGTTTCCGCGATCGCGTCACCCCTGAAATTACACAACTAACCAAAGGTTGA
- a CDS encoding DUF389 domain-containing protein, whose product MRQLIVQVPRGQGKEVLDIAQSLQGVNLAQLEAKGSEEFSDLVLIYVSNRQVEELFAKLEDLPNVNITLLPTGVITLHPPVKEVPQQVVNVEERSPIEIFLGGLQSVGSWRGFLGYAASSGFVVWIGLYTNTSYLLVAAMLIAPFAGPAMNVAIATARGDRQLLWRSIVRYFAALAVTIAVAGALSLILRQDIATSLMIDRSQVSSVAVLLPLAAGAAGALNLVQSDRSSLVSGAATGMLVAASLAPPAGIVGMAGAMGRWDLVIDALFLLFLQLAGINLTAALLFRLFGLSARGARYTRGKPWVFPVALAFTVAVLAGLLTWQFVNPPNLQRSSLAQRANAEIANVVNENRLVELVEANVRFTRANIKGQNTLLGVVYVQRRAGITRPSEEIRSSLTQAIQTHLLQQGFNVTPLVDVSVLEAPRQSEG is encoded by the coding sequence ATGCGTCAACTGATTGTCCAAGTACCGCGCGGACAGGGAAAAGAGGTTCTTGACATTGCTCAGTCTCTTCAGGGGGTGAATCTTGCTCAGTTGGAGGCAAAAGGCAGTGAGGAATTTAGTGACTTGGTGCTGATTTACGTGTCCAATCGACAAGTAGAGGAACTGTTTGCAAAACTCGAAGACTTACCTAATGTAAACATCACGCTGCTACCAACGGGAGTTATAACTCTGCACCCTCCAGTGAAGGAAGTACCCCAGCAAGTAGTGAATGTGGAAGAACGCAGCCCGATAGAGATTTTTCTCGGTGGTCTGCAAAGTGTTGGCTCTTGGCGGGGTTTTCTGGGGTATGCAGCTTCTTCGGGTTTTGTCGTCTGGATTGGCTTGTATACAAACACAAGTTATCTGCTGGTAGCAGCGATGCTGATTGCGCCATTTGCAGGCCCGGCAATGAATGTCGCAATTGCAACCGCAAGAGGCGATCGCCAACTCCTCTGGCGTAGTATAGTACGTTATTTTGCGGCATTGGCGGTGACAATCGCAGTTGCAGGAGCTTTGAGTTTAATTTTACGGCAGGATATTGCCACTAGCCTGATGATTGACCGCAGCCAAGTTTCCTCGGTAGCTGTATTATTGCCTTTGGCAGCTGGGGCGGCGGGAGCGTTAAACCTGGTTCAATCAGATCGCAGTAGTTTGGTATCTGGAGCAGCAACCGGAATGCTGGTTGCTGCTTCTTTGGCTCCACCAGCCGGAATTGTCGGTATGGCAGGTGCGATGGGTAGGTGGGATTTAGTGATTGATGCCTTGTTTCTCCTGTTTCTGCAATTGGCAGGAATTAATTTAACGGCGGCGTTGTTGTTCCGGCTGTTTGGTTTGTCTGCACGAGGGGCACGTTATACAAGGGGTAAACCTTGGGTGTTTCCTGTGGCGTTGGCGTTCACTGTGGCAGTATTGGCTGGCTTGCTAACTTGGCAGTTTGTCAATCCCCCAAATTTGCAACGCTCCTCTCTTGCTCAAAGAGCTAATGCAGAAATTGCCAATGTGGTTAATGAAAATCGTTTGGTTGAACTGGTAGAGGCGAATGTTCGCTTTACCCGTGCCAATATCAAAGGTCAGAATACATTGCTTGGTGTGGTTTACGTTCAACGTCGAGCAGGTATCACTAGACCCTCCGAGGAAATTCGCTCCAGTCTGACTCAAGCGATACAAACTCATCTACTGCAACAAGGCTTTAATGTGACACCTCTGGTTGATGTTAGCGTGCTTGAGGCTCCACGGCAAAGTGAGGGATGA